The following are encoded in a window of Corynebacterium argentoratense DSM 44202 genomic DNA:
- a CDS encoding acyltransferase family protein: MGQPAQVQQSTPRIGSRIRRVSGIDGLRGVAVAAVVIYHFFGDVFPGGYLGVDVFFVLSGFLITSLLVREKVANGTVSLKQFWIRRARRILPAALTVLAIVTVLSAIIGGDAGVGLTAQFLGTLVFANNWVQIEGSHSYFVDTGVQVFAHYWSLAVEEQFYLLWPPLFAAITGGLFGGRALRGAALRTRLTAAAVLATILGAGSFALMVALYNPEADPTRVYYGTDTHSFGLLIGVVLAIVMTSDSSDATDSWPQRRNPLRIPVVAALLGTLAAAGLVALFFTLPDTSPVTYRGGLLAGSILTAIVLANVVMETGPVSYLMRVRPLRWLGERSFSLYLWHWPVIVLLRELLFGYSWGRNPWLLGVLALAISVPLSHWSYARVETPIRRKGYRGAIRGWIREAVSPGPQSRRIAVGYAVVTIFATGSIAAFALSPNQTTLERDLAEISAGSGNDAPEKAQSVQEVKEVPAMPTGDQITAIGDSVMLASAPALEERYPGIYIDAEVSRAMLSIGPTIDQLEATDSLDPFVVLGFGTNSAIEPEVIDEVMDKLGPDRIVVVTLPYGDRYWIPISQQTIIDAAERHPNLYVADWCHAAQSDPLALRQDLIHPTEEGAVLYVDAVTAAFEQWTLQDEDAKVIPEVCS, translated from the coding sequence GTGGGACAGCCAGCACAAGTACAGCAATCGACGCCTCGTATCGGATCGAGGATTCGCCGAGTCAGTGGTATCGACGGACTGCGTGGTGTTGCTGTTGCTGCTGTCGTCATTTATCACTTTTTCGGAGACGTCTTCCCCGGTGGGTATCTCGGCGTTGACGTATTCTTCGTGCTGTCTGGATTTTTGATTACCTCTCTGCTCGTCCGGGAAAAGGTCGCTAACGGCACGGTATCCCTGAAACAGTTCTGGATTCGTCGCGCTCGACGCATCTTGCCCGCCGCGCTCACCGTGCTTGCTATTGTTACGGTTCTGTCAGCGATCATCGGTGGAGACGCAGGTGTCGGCCTCACAGCACAATTTCTCGGAACTCTGGTTTTTGCTAACAACTGGGTCCAGATAGAGGGGTCCCACAGCTACTTTGTAGACACCGGCGTGCAGGTATTCGCTCACTATTGGTCTCTAGCGGTCGAGGAGCAGTTTTATTTGCTGTGGCCGCCGTTGTTCGCAGCTATCACCGGGGGTCTTTTTGGCGGTCGTGCCCTGCGCGGTGCAGCCCTGCGCACCCGTTTGACCGCGGCTGCGGTCTTAGCGACGATCCTCGGCGCGGGGTCTTTTGCCCTGATGGTGGCGTTGTATAACCCCGAGGCAGACCCTACCCGTGTGTATTATGGGACCGATACGCACTCCTTCGGTTTGCTCATCGGTGTAGTTCTGGCGATCGTGATGACTTCCGACAGTTCAGATGCGACAGATTCCTGGCCACAGCGACGAAACCCGTTGCGCATTCCGGTGGTTGCTGCATTGTTGGGAACCCTTGCGGCAGCAGGCTTAGTGGCGCTGTTTTTTACACTGCCAGATACTAGCCCCGTGACGTATAGGGGAGGTCTACTCGCGGGCTCGATTCTTACGGCGATCGTGCTGGCAAATGTCGTAATGGAAACGGGTCCGGTCAGCTACCTCATGCGGGTGCGTCCCCTTCGGTGGTTGGGGGAGCGTAGCTTTTCGCTTTACCTATGGCATTGGCCGGTGATTGTGCTACTGCGTGAGTTGTTGTTCGGTTATAGCTGGGGGCGTAATCCGTGGCTGCTGGGTGTGCTAGCGCTGGCGATTTCTGTACCATTGAGCCACTGGTCGTATGCCCGGGTGGAGACCCCGATTCGTCGTAAAGGGTACCGGGGCGCGATTCGCGGGTGGATCCGGGAGGCAGTATCGCCGGGGCCCCAGTCACGTCGTATCGCGGTGGGATATGCGGTGGTCACTATCTTCGCCACTGGCTCGATTGCTGCCTTCGCTTTGTCCCCGAATCAGACCACCTTGGAGCGGGACTTGGCAGAGATCAGTGCCGGTAGTGGTAACGATGCGCCCGAAAAGGCGCAGTCCGTTCAAGAGGTGAAAGAAGTTCCGGCGATGCCTACGGGGGACCAGATCACGGCCATCGGCGATTCGGTGATGCTCGCTAGTGCACCAGCGCTTGAAGAACGCTACCCAGGTATCTACATTGATGCGGAAGTTTCCCGCGCGATGTTGTCGATTGGTCCGACGATCGACCAATTGGAGGCAACTGATTCGCTGGATCCGTTTGTGGTACTGGGCTTTGGCACAAATTCCGCGATCGAGCCAGAAGTGATCGACGAGGTCATGGACAAGTTAGGCCCGGATCGCATCGTGGTGGTGACGTTGCCTTATGGCGATCGCTACTGGATTCCGATTTCTCAACAGACAATTATTGACGCCGCGGAACGTCACCCTAACCTGTATGTTGCGGATTGGTGCCACGCCGCGCAGTCGGATCCGTTGGCGTTGCGTCAGGACTTGATCCACCCGACTGAGGAGGGTGCGGTGTTGTACGTGGATGCGGTGACGGCAGCGTTTGAGCAGTGGACCTTGCAGGACGAGGACGCCAAGGTGATCCCCGAGGTGTGCTCGTAA
- the rpsI gene encoding 30S ribosomal protein S9, whose translation MTDQNINDNLVAEAAAAASEEFTNTIGDAVAVEAEAEVAAPVIMDGPIQTVGRRKRAIVRVRMVEGSGKFVCNGRSLEEYFPNKLHQQLIKAPLVLLDRDGQFDIHANLTGGGASGQAGAFRLAIARALNLYNPAERAALKKAGFLTRDSRAVERKKAGLHKARRAPQYSKR comes from the coding sequence GTGACCGATCAGAACATCAACGACAACTTGGTAGCTGAAGCTGCTGCTGCAGCTAGCGAAGAGTTCACCAACACCATTGGTGATGCAGTTGCAGTCGAGGCTGAGGCTGAGGTTGCTGCTCCCGTTATCATGGATGGCCCCATCCAGACTGTTGGTCGCCGTAAGCGCGCCATCGTCCGTGTTCGCATGGTCGAGGGCAGCGGTAAGTTCGTCTGCAACGGTCGTAGCCTGGAAGAGTACTTCCCGAACAAGCTGCACCAGCAGCTGATCAAGGCTCCGCTGGTCCTTCTGGACCGCGATGGCCAGTTCGACATCCACGCTAACCTCACCGGTGGTGGCGCTAGCGGTCAGGCAGGCGCTTTCCGTCTGGCTATCGCTCGTGCGCTGAACCTTTACAACCCGGCTGAGCGTGCCGCCCTCAAGAAGGCCGGCTTCCTCACCCGTGACTCCCGTGCCGTGGAGCGCAAGAAGGCTGGTCTGCACAAGGCCCGTCGCGCACCGCAGTACTCCAAGCGTTAA
- the rplM gene encoding 50S ribosomal protein L13, whose protein sequence is MSTFHPKSGDITRKWYVIDATDVVLGRLASQVADLLRGKGKPYFAPNVDCGDYVIIVNADKVHISSNKRDREFRYRHSGYPGGLTTMTLGRSMELHPERVVFEAIEGMMPHNKLTRQSVKKLRVFAGAEHPYAAQKPETYEIKQVAQ, encoded by the coding sequence TTGTCTACTTTCCACCCTAAGAGCGGTGACATTACCCGTAAGTGGTACGTCATCGACGCCACTGACGTGGTTTTGGGTCGCCTGGCTTCCCAGGTTGCAGACCTGCTGCGCGGCAAGGGCAAGCCCTACTTCGCACCCAACGTTGATTGCGGTGACTACGTCATCATCGTCAACGCTGACAAGGTTCACATTTCCTCCAACAAGCGCGACCGTGAGTTCCGTTACCGCCACTCCGGTTACCCGGGTGGTCTGACGACCATGACCCTGGGTCGTTCCATGGAGCTGCACCCCGAGCGCGTCGTCTTCGAGGCTATCGAGGGCATGATGCCGCACAACAAGCTGACCCGCCAGTCCGTTAAGAAGCTGCGCGTGTTCGCTGGCGCTGAGCACCCCTACGCTGCTCAGAAGCCTGAAACCTACGAGATCAAGCAGGTGGCACAGTGA
- a CDS encoding WXG100 family type VII secretion target produces MNSAIKYQFGAIEAAAADINASSGQINAMLDDLKRGIQPMVATWEGDSATAYQEAQMKWDKAAAELNQILATIAQAVRQGNDHMSEMNRAAASSWM; encoded by the coding sequence ATGAACAGTGCAATCAAGTACCAATTCGGTGCGATCGAAGCAGCCGCCGCAGACATCAATGCTTCCAGCGGACAGATCAACGCCATGCTGGATGACCTAAAAAGAGGTATCCAGCCGATGGTCGCCACCTGGGAAGGTGACTCTGCAACCGCCTACCAAGAAGCCCAGATGAAGTGGGATAAAGCAGCCGCAGAGCTCAACCAGATTCTTGCGACCATTGCTCAAGCAGTGCGCCAGGGTAACGACCACATGTCGGAAATGAACCGCGCGGCAGCTTCGAGCTGGATGTAA
- a CDS encoding WXG100 family type VII secretion target, which translates to MSTLFRTEADVMVATAGRVDDVNNQVQGELGRLRGVVDGVRSSWEGAAQVSFDSLMQRWNTSARDLQDALASISDNIRSNAKHFENVEADNAAAFNQVGGQGLAL; encoded by the coding sequence ATGTCGACACTATTTAGGACTGAAGCTGATGTGATGGTCGCGACCGCTGGTCGGGTCGATGACGTCAACAATCAAGTGCAAGGCGAACTCGGCCGGCTGCGGGGAGTCGTCGACGGGGTCCGCTCCAGCTGGGAGGGTGCTGCACAAGTGTCCTTCGACAGCTTGATGCAGCGCTGGAACACCAGCGCACGCGACCTTCAAGACGCGCTAGCGAGCATTTCGGACAACATCCGGTCCAACGCGAAGCACTTCGAAAACGTGGAAGCCGACAACGCTGCGGCATTCAACCAGGTTGGCGGCCAGGGGCTGGCCCTCTAA
- a CDS encoding type VII secretion-associated protein — MNTAHTDKATRWTVNVALGRAATVFSIIDGNTGQQHGTKTYRFDLPYEGLQDGWAVAGIIQQMSDLIDAAERDAGDPQAASPQDIAINITEEPSRSDSEASQETEQTSAGVQHLITALQQRGYDVDSQAQPDPTEDTPRTPQPTHTTQAEHTPPQSTPQRSHIERPTRRHHPKKHRMRPQGRGKTRIQTTTIAAAATLVVALSAFFILTSNGSSQEHAQSRTQPTSRAAAPTQRTPSTTTLTSAPATSSSQAQQPATIRELHGLSFHTPHGYEAQELPDGRLQLSGQHPELRIYLARDDLHGTDADLILEQMRQEIAQSPGTELATDSAFGAEARDTGLFYTEDPGDGSATYWAAWIEQGQLISVGCHAQHSLEISHRALCRAVEHTVKLSG; from the coding sequence ATGAACACCGCACACACCGACAAAGCCACACGCTGGACAGTCAACGTAGCCCTCGGACGAGCCGCCACGGTGTTCAGCATCATCGACGGCAACACCGGCCAACAACACGGGACAAAAACCTACCGCTTCGACCTACCCTACGAAGGACTACAAGATGGCTGGGCAGTAGCCGGGATCATCCAACAAATGAGCGACCTGATCGACGCTGCCGAACGCGATGCAGGCGACCCACAAGCCGCAAGCCCGCAAGACATCGCCATCAACATCACCGAAGAACCAAGCCGCAGCGACTCCGAGGCCAGCCAAGAAACCGAACAAACCTCAGCGGGAGTACAGCACCTTATAACCGCGCTGCAACAAAGAGGCTACGACGTAGACTCCCAGGCCCAGCCGGACCCCACAGAAGACACACCCCGCACACCGCAGCCGACGCACACCACGCAGGCGGAGCACACCCCACCACAATCCACACCACAACGCTCGCACATAGAGCGACCCACGCGACGTCACCACCCAAAGAAACACCGCATGCGGCCACAAGGCCGGGGAAAAACACGCATCCAAACGACCACCATCGCGGCAGCAGCAACTTTAGTGGTCGCCCTGTCTGCGTTTTTCATCCTGACCTCCAACGGAAGTAGCCAAGAGCACGCGCAGTCGCGCACACAGCCCACCAGCCGTGCCGCAGCCCCGACCCAGAGAACCCCAAGCACAACCACACTCACCTCAGCCCCCGCGACGTCATCAAGTCAAGCGCAACAGCCCGCCACCATCCGAGAACTGCACGGACTGAGCTTTCACACACCACATGGCTACGAGGCGCAAGAGCTACCCGACGGGCGCCTCCAACTATCAGGCCAACATCCAGAGCTGAGGATCTACTTGGCGCGCGACGACCTTCACGGGACTGACGCCGACCTGATCTTGGAACAAATGAGGCAGGAAATCGCCCAATCGCCGGGCACCGAACTCGCAACGGACAGCGCTTTCGGTGCTGAAGCAAGAGACACCGGACTGTTTTACACGGAAGACCCAGGTGACGGCAGCGCGACCTATTGGGCGGCATGGATTGAACAGGGGCAACTGATCAGCGTCGGATGTCACGCGCAGCATTCACTAGAGATCAGCCACCGGGCACTGTGCCGCGCAGTAGAGCACACCGTGAAACTCAGCGGCTAA
- the eccCa gene encoding type VII secretion protein EccCa has product MPEGSISVDAVPAAPRQQPMPLMRLAVPIIMVVAIGAVIGLMLMSGRGIHPMMMIFPLMMLVSMAAMFSPPTGDDVDDVRRGYVRHLRTVRTVAIDHGRIQRVALAHKHPDPQALWSMVGSRRMWEANTADVDDLAVRLGVGSVALCTPLEVAEPTYSEDADPVCAISLRHVQRSVGIVEDAPITMEFAHFTRVGVGGPHAAQHIRALISSLAFSYGPEMLSVEVIGEGFEWVKWLPHTVGQPDRGVAAVRVLILSELDAGMISSEEIDDLIHDGGPQHQGYNIVFDVVTAPDAPTIGRMRQSDIYFDVRDGDIRVPSANGMDTLCRADLLSEQLATITARKMSGYRRPVEITGKRSTRLLPLLGYDNLHQWKTTMWSARRQGRDRLRVPIGLDRQGRPLVIDLKESAQGGDGPHGLLIGATGSGKSELLRTLVVALAATHSPSELNMVLVDFKGGATFLGLEQLPHTAAVITNLAEESVLVERMHAAISGEMNRRQEQLRKAGNFANVDAYNEAAHRAGTEPMPALFIVIDEFSELLAQHPDFAELFVAVGRLGRSLHIHLLLASQRLEEGKLRGLESHLSYRIGLKTFSSAESRQVLGVTDAYTLPSRPGAGYLKRDSEGVLGFHTSYVSGTLEAKELAQPTTTQTPGHNENSAVQPFTLRTLQAQAQGQSADAASSPNDSQHNAQPATRTTLLAAIAEGAQQQAGRRGLRAHCMWLPPLPPRISLGQLIGSAQPNHGGHTDTAEDANTLACTIGIIDRPYHQRQDPFVLDMGSSGGHMALCGGPQSGKTTALRTLVLSIAATHNTSHVRFYIIDFGGGLHDLNSLPHVAGIAGKKDKQRVERIIDEVTGLIDNTQTKTTDPHHTILIVDGWHVLGHDHEHLLDRCARIAADGPSNGIHLVMSTQRWTTVRPVIRDLIHHRIELKLAEPMDSLIDRKAQIALVGAPGRGLTPAGEHMLIAHTSPQDTAHVSSMTQGMPPVPALRVLPTHLSLQEVQAELDAMAARGQGATPQDGTHWIPLGIGGSDLAPVGWTPHTSPHLLVIGARACGKSTTLRTIMQGISAIGREQARMIVIDHRRRHLGMLEQDMLAAYCPATSTSTEAIKNLCVTLKSRLPGPDISPEQLRERNWWSGPELYLCIDDADLLEEQLLLPLKEFLPLSADIGLHVVLARKAGGFNRSLFGPLMSELKDQVPDVIVMDADREDGPIFGVKTTTQQPGRAILVTHGHNAGTIHIAQPDTPPNQTEQQS; this is encoded by the coding sequence ATGCCCGAAGGCAGCATCAGTGTTGACGCCGTGCCTGCCGCACCCCGCCAACAACCCATGCCGCTCATGCGCCTGGCGGTGCCGATAATCATGGTGGTAGCCATCGGTGCTGTCATCGGGTTGATGCTGATGTCGGGACGGGGTATCCACCCCATGATGATGATTTTTCCCCTCATGATGCTGGTGAGCATGGCGGCGATGTTCAGCCCACCAACCGGTGACGATGTCGACGACGTGCGCCGGGGCTACGTCCGCCACCTGCGCACGGTGCGCACCGTAGCCATCGACCACGGGCGAATTCAACGCGTCGCGCTTGCCCACAAGCACCCAGACCCACAGGCTCTGTGGTCTATGGTCGGATCCCGCCGAATGTGGGAGGCAAACACCGCAGACGTCGACGATCTGGCAGTGCGTTTGGGGGTCGGCTCCGTAGCACTGTGCACCCCGCTTGAGGTTGCCGAACCCACTTACAGTGAAGACGCCGACCCCGTGTGTGCCATCAGCCTGCGACACGTGCAGCGAAGCGTTGGGATTGTCGAAGACGCTCCTATCACCATGGAGTTCGCGCACTTTACCCGCGTGGGGGTCGGTGGGCCCCACGCCGCGCAGCACATCCGGGCCCTGATCAGTAGCCTCGCGTTCTCCTACGGGCCCGAAATGCTCTCCGTCGAAGTGATTGGCGAAGGATTCGAATGGGTGAAGTGGCTGCCACACACCGTTGGGCAGCCTGACCGGGGAGTCGCAGCAGTCAGGGTGTTGATTCTGAGCGAATTGGACGCGGGCATGATCAGCAGCGAAGAAATCGACGACCTCATCCACGATGGGGGACCCCAACACCAGGGCTACAACATCGTCTTCGACGTAGTCACAGCACCTGATGCGCCCACCATCGGACGCATGCGCCAATCGGATATTTACTTCGATGTGCGCGACGGGGATATCCGTGTGCCATCGGCCAACGGAATGGACACCCTCTGCCGCGCAGACCTGCTCAGTGAACAATTAGCGACCATCACAGCCCGGAAAATGTCCGGCTACCGTCGACCCGTAGAAATAACCGGAAAACGCTCCACACGCCTTCTGCCACTGCTTGGATACGACAATCTCCACCAGTGGAAAACCACCATGTGGTCCGCACGACGCCAAGGACGCGACAGGCTACGGGTGCCCATCGGACTCGACCGCCAAGGACGTCCCCTAGTGATCGACCTGAAAGAATCCGCGCAAGGTGGAGACGGCCCCCACGGCTTGCTCATTGGTGCGACCGGCTCAGGAAAATCCGAACTTCTACGCACCCTCGTCGTTGCCTTGGCAGCAACACACAGCCCAAGCGAACTGAACATGGTGCTCGTCGACTTCAAAGGTGGCGCGACCTTCCTCGGACTCGAACAGCTACCGCACACCGCTGCAGTGATCACCAACCTAGCAGAAGAATCCGTCCTGGTGGAACGCATGCACGCCGCCATCAGTGGTGAGATGAACCGCAGGCAAGAACAACTACGCAAAGCCGGAAACTTCGCCAACGTCGACGCCTATAACGAAGCAGCCCACCGCGCGGGCACCGAACCCATGCCAGCACTGTTCATCGTCATCGATGAATTCTCCGAACTTCTGGCACAGCACCCCGACTTTGCCGAACTCTTCGTCGCAGTCGGCCGCCTTGGACGTTCGCTCCACATCCACCTCCTGCTCGCCAGCCAACGACTCGAAGAGGGAAAACTCCGAGGACTGGAATCGCACCTGTCCTACCGTATTGGACTCAAAACCTTCTCAAGCGCAGAATCCCGCCAAGTCCTCGGAGTGACCGATGCCTACACGCTGCCCTCACGCCCAGGCGCCGGATACCTCAAACGAGACTCCGAGGGGGTCCTTGGATTCCACACAAGCTACGTATCCGGCACACTCGAAGCCAAAGAACTCGCACAACCAACCACCACGCAAACCCCAGGCCACAACGAAAACTCCGCAGTTCAACCATTCACCCTGCGCACCCTACAAGCACAAGCGCAGGGACAATCGGCAGACGCGGCGTCATCACCCAACGACAGTCAACACAACGCCCAACCTGCCACCCGCACCACCCTTCTCGCCGCCATCGCCGAAGGCGCACAACAACAAGCCGGACGCCGCGGACTGCGCGCCCACTGCATGTGGCTGCCCCCACTACCACCACGTATTTCCCTAGGGCAGCTCATCGGAAGCGCACAACCCAACCACGGCGGACACACTGACACCGCCGAGGATGCCAACACCCTAGCCTGCACAATAGGCATCATCGACCGCCCTTACCACCAACGCCAAGACCCCTTCGTGCTGGACATGGGTAGCTCCGGAGGACACATGGCGCTCTGTGGAGGCCCACAATCCGGAAAAACGACAGCGCTACGCACCCTCGTGCTATCCATCGCCGCAACGCACAACACCTCCCACGTCCGCTTCTACATCATCGACTTCGGTGGCGGGCTCCACGACCTCAACAGCCTGCCCCACGTCGCAGGAATCGCAGGCAAAAAAGACAAACAACGCGTCGAAAGGATCATCGACGAAGTAACCGGACTGATCGACAACACACAGACAAAAACCACCGACCCACACCACACCATCCTCATCGTCGACGGATGGCACGTCCTCGGCCACGACCACGAACACCTACTCGACCGATGCGCCCGAATCGCCGCAGACGGACCCAGCAACGGAATCCACCTAGTGATGAGCACCCAACGCTGGACAACCGTACGCCCCGTCATCCGCGACCTCATCCACCACCGAATCGAACTCAAACTCGCCGAACCCATGGACTCACTCATCGACAGGAAAGCACAAATTGCGCTGGTGGGCGCGCCGGGCAGAGGGCTCACCCCAGCAGGCGAACACATGTTGATCGCGCACACATCACCCCAAGACACCGCCCACGTAAGCTCCATGACCCAGGGCATGCCACCAGTACCAGCACTCAGAGTGCTACCGACACACCTATCGCTGCAAGAAGTCCAAGCAGAACTCGACGCAATGGCAGCCAGGGGACAGGGGGCCACACCACAAGACGGCACCCACTGGATCCCCCTAGGAATAGGCGGAAGCGACCTCGCACCCGTCGGCTGGACACCACACACCAGCCCACACCTACTAGTCATCGGTGCACGTGCCTGCGGAAAATCCACAACCCTACGCACCATCATGCAAGGCATCAGCGCCATAGGCAGAGAACAGGCACGAATGATCGTCATCGACCACCGACGACGCCACCTCGGCATGCTTGAGCAAGACATGCTGGCGGCCTACTGCCCCGCGACGTCAACAAGCACAGAAGCAATAAAAAACCTCTGCGTCACGCTGAAAAGCCGACTACCAGGGCCCGACATCAGCCCAGAACAACTACGCGAACGCAACTGGTGGAGCGGGCCAGAACTATACCTGTGTATCGACGACGCAGACCTACTGGAAGAACAACTACTGCTGCCCTTGAAAGAATTCCTACCCCTATCAGCAGACATCGGACTTCACGTAGTCCTAGCGCGCAAAGCCGGAGGCTTCAACCGCAGCCTTTTCGGCCCACTCATGAGCGAACTCAAAGACCAAGTACCGGACGTCATCGTGATGGACGCCGACCGCGAAGACGGGCCAATCTTCGGGGTGAAAACCACCACCCAACAACCCGGCAGAGCCATCCTCGTGACACACGGCCATAACGCAGGAACCATCCACATTGCCCAACCCGACACCCCACCGAACCAAACGGAACAACAATCATGA
- the eccD gene encoding type VII secretion integral membrane protein EccD: MHSSSVTPDSAVAASSSDGHASSESQGAAEAVRHGVMHGLIQLAVRIDLPHASKRTRLPQVAIEVPARSCLAEVLDDIIDAVGAPELSISWQARTPLGQPVDAGMPLGELGLVSGDCIVLMPHNGAQGTILKDAAESLVDVASVPAPSPLGVPTLVAACLAAAALLSGGARRVASTVADSDVAVTSTSSALLAGGCLLFALVTWLLSVRATQKDRQHYAPAMVLAGATVAYAAAAAWVMVGGYTTFSEAASCSFGAGGLGPCRAPESTVGYSVIAACAATCGASILVVVAHPPALSAVRLGPFVSDHQRQAERSIARRIVMWVAAASSAASVGLLSSWAWFLPHTSVTSVAAVCEAVSLVVLVVLAHVSIRFAGLKLPTLPGPGTDIEHCEDIQPDADEHAERAAAIHSGAIAGVCAVAIWGCVRIGLDSAGGFPQALVVCVGAAIGLHSVRHSDRLSQWLLWCWATSTIVASALVAAHSPQSLNLWAWVPPILMCFSALTHTRWAGVLDRLSPTTIAWLERLETLALVACIPLALHLAGVFEMLRSM, from the coding sequence ATGCACTCTTCATCCGTGACACCGGATTCGGCCGTGGCCGCCTCAAGCTCCGATGGTCACGCCAGCAGCGAATCTCAAGGGGCCGCCGAAGCGGTGAGGCACGGGGTAATGCATGGGTTGATCCAGCTTGCGGTGCGTATTGATCTACCGCACGCATCCAAACGCACTCGCCTGCCTCAGGTTGCTATTGAAGTCCCGGCGCGTAGTTGTCTCGCGGAAGTTTTGGACGACATTATCGACGCAGTCGGGGCACCGGAATTGAGCATCAGTTGGCAGGCGCGCACTCCCTTAGGTCAGCCGGTGGATGCGGGCATGCCTCTGGGCGAGCTCGGCCTGGTCTCTGGGGACTGCATCGTGCTGATGCCTCATAATGGTGCTCAGGGAACGATACTCAAGGATGCTGCCGAATCACTTGTTGACGTCGCGTCGGTTCCGGCCCCAAGTCCGTTGGGGGTGCCGACTCTGGTGGCTGCGTGTCTGGCGGCGGCTGCTTTGTTGTCGGGTGGGGCGCGTCGAGTGGCGTCGACGGTGGCTGATTCAGACGTGGCGGTCACCTCCACATCCAGTGCGTTGCTGGCAGGCGGTTGCTTGCTCTTTGCTCTGGTGACGTGGCTGTTGTCTGTTCGCGCAACACAGAAGGATCGGCAGCATTATGCCCCGGCGATGGTGTTGGCAGGAGCCACGGTGGCTTATGCCGCGGCTGCTGCTTGGGTGATGGTTGGGGGTTATACGACTTTTTCTGAGGCGGCCAGCTGTAGCTTCGGTGCTGGTGGGTTGGGCCCGTGTAGAGCACCAGAATCTACCGTGGGTTATTCGGTGATTGCTGCGTGCGCAGCCACGTGTGGGGCCTCCATCCTGGTGGTGGTGGCCCATCCACCGGCGCTCAGTGCAGTTCGGCTTGGCCCCTTTGTCTCTGATCACCAACGCCAGGCCGAAAGATCCATCGCGCGCCGCATCGTCATGTGGGTAGCCGCTGCCTCAAGCGCCGCAAGCGTAGGACTGTTGTCTTCTTGGGCGTGGTTTCTTCCCCACACATCGGTGACTTCCGTCGCTGCTGTGTGCGAGGCCGTGAGCTTGGTGGTCCTAGTGGTTCTTGCTCATGTGAGCATCCGATTCGCTGGACTGAAGTTACCCACTTTGCCTGGTCCCGGCACTGATATTGAGCACTGTGAGGATATTCAGCCGGACGCCGATGAGCACGCGGAGCGCGCGGCCGCTATCCATTCTGGAGCTATCGCTGGGGTGTGCGCGGTGGCCATATGGGGGTGCGTCCGCATCGGGTTGGATTCCGCTGGCGGTTTTCCCCAGGCGCTAGTTGTGTGCGTCGGAGCTGCGATTGGGCTGCACAGCGTCCGGCACAGCGACAGGTTGTCCCAGTGGCTGCTGTGGTGTTGGGCCACGTCAACGATCGTTGCTTCGGCGCTGGTCGCAGCGCACAGCCCTCAGTCGTTAAATCTCTGGGCGTGGGTACCGCCGATACTCATGTGTTTCAGCGCGCTCACGCACACCCGCTGGGCCGGGGTGTTGGACAGACTCTCGCCAACCACCATCGCCTGGTTGGAGCGGCTGGAAACGCTAGCTCTCGTCGCCTGCATTCCCCTAGCGCTTCACCTAGCTGGAGTGTTTGAGATGCTCAGGAGCATGTGA